GAACACGGCCCCGACGCCTATATAATCCGCACCGTTTTTTTCAGCCTGCAAAGCTTCTTCAAAGTTGCCTGCCGAAATACCGATAATTTTATCTTCTCCCAGTATCTGCCTTGCCTTCCTTGCCTCCATATCGCTTTGTCCAATATGTACTCCATCGGCGTCGACAGCTTTTGCAACTTCTATATTGTCATTGATAACAAACGGGACTTTGTATCTGTCTGTCACTTCCTTGATTTTTTTAGCTTCGGAAATAAATTCCTTTTCCGAAATGTCTTTTTCCCTCAGTTGGACAAATGTCGCCCCTGCCTTTAAGATTTTTTCAACTTCGTCTTCAAGCTTTCTGCCGTTAAGCCATGTCCTGTCAGTAACGGCATATAAAAGCATCGTTTCTTTATCTAACTTCAATTTTAGCGCCCTCCTTAAAAACATCCGCCGTCATTTTGCTTACATAATCAATAAGGTGCATACGGAAAGACGACGTTCCTCCTTCAGTTTCAACTGTTTTTTTGTAAGCAAGCTCGCCTGCATATCCAAAACTGCTTACGGCAACAGCAGCCGCGTTAAGTATATCGTCGGGATTTGCCGAACAAAAAACGCCGATTAAACTTGAAAGCATGCATCCGGTTCCCGTCACCTTGGACATAATATTGTGCCCGTTTTTGATTATATAAGCTCTGGTACTGTCTGATATTATATCAAATTCACCGCTTATGGCAATAACCGCGCCTGTTTTTCTGCTTAATTCTTTGGCAAATCCGACTGTTTTGTCCAAATTTTCATATGTAACTTTATCGTTTTCATCCGCGTCAACGCCTTTAGCCGCACCGCTTCCGGTAGCTAAAAATTTAATCTCCGATATGTTTCCCCTGATAACGGAAAAATTTACATTTTCCATAAGTTTAAAAAGGACGCTGTTCCTTTTTGCCGCCGCCCCTGCTCCAACAGGATCAAGCACTACGGGATGTCCGATATTGTTGTTCATTTTTCCCGCCCTGATCATGCTTTCCACCAAGTAATCGCTTATATTCCCCATGTTTATAACAAAACCCGCGCATGCTTTTGTTATATCCTCTACCTCGTCGGGATTATCCGCCATTGTAGGGGAACCGCCGGCGGCAAGCGTAATATTGGCGCAGTCATTTACAGTTACGATATTTGAAATATTATGTACTATAGGTTTTTTATTTTCAATATTTTTAAATATAACCTCCGCATTTTTAAATAAATCCATAATTATTCAGCCTCCTTTTGAAGTTTGTAAAGTATACCTGATTTTTTCATTGCCTTTAAGAGTACGACGGCGCACAGCGATCCGAAACATGTGCTTATCATAAATGCCGGAATATATGTAAATACTGCTACGCCCGGTGTTCCATAATAAAATTTGGCAAGAGGATAAGAGCAAAGCGCACCCAGTATCCCTGTACCGAATATTTCACCGCCTACGGCCGCCCACATATTTTTTGTTTTGCCGAAAAGCACAGCCGCCAAGAATGCTCCTATAAGCCCTCCCGGGATTGAAAACAGATCCTCTCCCATAATAACAAGCTTCATAACGGTTAAAAGCACAGAACATACGAAACCGTATACGGGCCCGAGAAGCACAACGCCCGAAACATTAATCAAATGCTGCATTGGAGCCGCATAACCGGGTATCCTGAATATCGGAGTCAGAACAAACCCTAATGCTGCCCATACCGCTGTGAGAACAAGTTTTTTTGTTTTTGAATCCATTTTTATTCCTCCTTATAATAAAAAATTTTTTTATTTTGCAGGCCTTATATTCAATACATATTGATGCTATATTTATTATTTAAATCAAAACAGCCTAATTATAATGTCGAACATACCGCCTGCTATAATTTACATTATTTTCCATAAAAACAGCAAAAAATGGGCCACACCCGCGGTGGTGTGCCCCATAGACTGCAACGTTTATTAAATTATATTTATTATAAATAACCGGGATAAGTTTGTCAATAAAAAATCAACGCCGCTTAAAATTAAAACTGTAAACACTGTATCGAATCCTACGGCCATTCGTCTTAAAAATGTTTCTTCAAAAACTCAATTCATGGTTCCACGCCATATCTTATAAGTTTCACGGCATAAGTAAAAATGTCTGTAATACTCTTATACGTCCACTTCTATTTTATTCCATGCCTCTTCGTTTCTGTATATGCTTGATTCCATCTGCCACTTTTCAAATTCTGCGCTGAAAATATTTTGCCACACCGAATTTGTATAGTCTTCCCTGAGTTTGGCAATAACTTCTTCCCTGCTGCTTTCCTTTATTTCCATAACCCTGAATACGACGAATCCGTTGTTAATTTCTTCGGGTTTTGATATAAAACCCTCCTCAACACCTATAAATTCTCCCCATTCGCCCTCCAGTTCATTTTGATGCAGAGTTATATTTCCGCCGTCTCCCCAAGCGATTTCGGAAACATTATATTCATTGTAAAGCTCTTCAAAATCATCTCCGTTTTGAAGCCGCCCATATACTTCGTTTATTTTTTCCTCTTCGGTACAGAATATACCTTTCAGCTTTATCTGCCTTAATCCTGCCGCTGTGCTTTCATAATAGCTTTTGTAATACGCTTCATACTCAGCTTCGCTTATGGCATAATCCTTAACGACATACTGGCGAACTTTTGAATAAAGCATTTCATCGTTAAGCACTTTCTGCATAAGCTTAATATTGCTTTCAGTGTTTTCCATTCCGTATGCCTCAAGGTATTCCGGAGCCTGACGTGCCGTTTGTTTTTCTTCGTCCTCAGTAAGCGATATATTAAAATCATTAGCCTTCTGCGCCGTAATTTTAACGGCCGTCATAGAATTTAAAGCGCTTTCCTTCACTACATCTACAGCGCTGCGGCCGTCAAAATCCGTTTCCCATATATCATAGCCGCCTATTTCCTCAAAACTTTTTACAGCTTCGTTCAAATATATATTAAATTCTTCCGCGCTGATTTCTTCGCCGTTTATAACCATAAAATCAGGCGGAGTTTCTTCCTTCTCAACAGTGCAGCCTGAAAATACAATTGAGGCCGCCAGCAGCACAGCGGATAATATTAATTTTACATTGTTCATCAAGCCCACCTGCTTTCAAATTAATTATAAATTTTGTATTTCCTTTAACCTCTCCAGTATAATTTTAACATAAGTTATAGAATCAATACCTTCATTTTCATTCGTTTTTATTGTTATATATGGATTTGTAGCCGATGTAAACAAATACCTTCTCGGATTTTCCGCAACAACTCCCACAATAGCGGCAGGATTTATCTTTGCATCGCCTTTAAACGTCACGACAATATTAGCCTGTTTTTGTACAATAGAAAGTATATCAAGGCTGTGCGCGTCATTTTTCACCATAACAATCTCCAAAAGCATCTGTACGCTTTTAGGGATATTCCCGTATCTGTCCTCAATTTCTTCCTGAATATCAAAATAATCGTCTTTATTTGATATAAGGGATATTTTTTTATAGATTTCAAGCTTTTGTTCTTCATTCTTAATATAAAAGGGAGGTATATAAGCATTAACATTCAAATCTACCATCGTTTCAAATTCTTCTTCAATCTTTTCACCACGCAGCTCTTTAACTGCCTCGTCGAGAAGTCTGCAATACATGTCATATCCTACGGCTTCCATATGACCGTGCTGTTCCGCACCCAAAAGGTTGCCGGCTCCCCTGATCTCTAAGTCCCTCATTGCAATTTTAAACCCTGAACCGAATTCTGTAAACTCTTTTATTGTCTGAAGGCGTTTTTCAGACACTTCATTAAGTATTTTATTTTTACGGTACATCAAATAAGCATATGCCATCCTGTTGCTTCTTCCCACTCTTCCTCTAAGCTGGTAAAGCTGGCTAAGCCCCATTCTGTCGGCATCCTGTATAATAATCGTATTTGCGTTGGGTATGTCAAGCCCCGTTTCGATTATAGTTGTGCATACAAGCACGTCGATTTCGCCTTCTATAAAATCTTTCATTATTACTTCAAGTTCGCGTTCAGTCATCTGTCCATGGGCAAAAGAAACCCTTGCCTGAGGCACGAGTTCCTGTATTTTAAACGCTGTTTGTGAAATGCCGTCAACCCTGTTATACAGGAAATATACCTGTCCGCCCCTTGATATTTCCCTCAGTATGGCGTCCTTTATGAATTCCGGGTCGCTTTCCATCACATAAGTTTGGACGGGATGCCTTTCAAGCGGCGGTTCTTCAAGTATACTCATATCGCGTATTCCCGAAAGGCTCATGTGAAGCGTTCTCGGTATAGGAGTTGCGGTGAGCGTTAAAACATCAAGATTTTCTTTCATTGCCTTCATTTTTTCTTTGTGGGCAACGCCGAATCGCTGCTCCTCGTCAATTATGACAAGCCCCAAATCCTTAAACTTGACGTCCTTGCTTAAAATCCTGTGCGTGCCTATTACAATATCGGCAAAGCCCTGCTCCAAATCTTTTATAGTTTGTTTCTGCTGCTTGGGGGTTCTGAACCTGCTCATAAGCTCTACTTTTATCGGATAATCCCTCATACGGCTGACAAAAGTATTGTAATGCTGCTGTGCAAGTATAGTTGTCGGAACAAGGTATGCAACCTGTTTATTATCCTGTACGGCTTTAAAAGCCGCCCGTATCGCAACTTCCGTTTTCCCATACCCAACGTCGCCGCATATAAGGCGGTCCATAACGCGAGGGCTCTGCATATCCTTCTTTACGTCCTCTATGGCCATAAGCTGGTCGTCTGTTTCGGTATAAGGGAAAGTTTCTTCAAACTCTTTCTGCCAAAGGTTGTCCTCAGAATATACAAATCCCACCGCCGCCCTGCGTTTTGCATAAACTGCAATCAGATCTTCGGCAAGTATTTTAACCGCCGCCCTTACTTTTGCCTTCGCTTTGTTCCAGTCGTGTCCTCCGAGCTTATTCAGGCGCACTTTTTCACTGTCGCTGCCTATATATTTCTGTACGGCGTCCATCTGGCTTACCGGTATAAACAGGCTTCCGCCGTCGGCATAGCTTATTTTCATATAATCTTTGTTTGCACCGTCTACGGTTATTTTTTCAAGTCCCCTGAAAACGCCTATACCATGGCTTTGGTGAACAACGTAATCGCCGACTTTAAGATCTGTAAAGCTCTGGATTGTTTTTGTATTCTTATTTTTTTTCTTCGGCTTTTTGTTTTCGCGTCCGTCAAAAATTTCATGGTCGCTGTAAACCGCAAATTTAATGTCCCTGTACTCAAATCCGCGGCTTAAACTTCCTTTTGAAATATATATGCCGCCCGGCTTAAAGTCTATTTTTTCAAGGGTTTCCGAAAATCCTGCGGCAACGCCCTTATCAAGAAGTTCCTTAACCATCCTTTCACCGCGGCTCATGCTTGAAGTAAGCACAACAATGCTGTAGCCGTTTTCCTTAAGGCTTTTAACTTCATCGCAAAACAAATCCGTATGGTTATTAAACGAGGCTGTGCTTTTGACATAAAAAGGTATTATATCCTTAAAGTTAAAATAGCTTATTGTTTTTGATATGGTCGTAAAAACGGCAATCCTGTACCCTTCGCTTATTTTAACTATATCCGTATAATTAAATACATTGTCAGCTTCCCTTTTTAGTACATACCCTTTTAATATACGGCTTTTGATGCTTTCTTCAAATCGCTTGTAAGCAGTCTGCGCCTGATTCATCAACCTTTGAGGATCGTCTAGAAATAAAATCGTATCCTTCGCAAAATAATCAAGTATATTCCCTGTGTCCTCGTAGAAATACTGTATATATGCGGCTATATTTTTAACATATTTTTCTGTTTTTAACCGCTGTATGTCTTCGCCCACATGCTCGTCAAGCTTTTCCGCTTCCTCATCCATGCCTTTTTTTTCAAAAGACGCCCGTGTTTTTTTATACTCCTTCTCCATAAGGCCGACTGCTTTTTCCAATTCCTTATTACCGTATACAACGTCGCCTATGGGAAATATTTTAACGCTTTTCACCCTTTCCATGGATCTCTGTGAATTTGTATCCATTGTTCGTATCGAGTCTATCTCGTCGTCCCACATTTCTATGCGAGCCGCCGTTTCCTCAACAGGGGAATAAATATCTATAATCCCTCCGCGTACAGAGAATTGCCCGGCGCCTTCTACAAGATCTGTCCTCTCATATCCCATAAGTATAAGTTTTTCAATAAAGCCGTCTATATCCAAAACCTGGGCTTCTTCTATATTTATGACATACTTTTCAAAATCCACCCGGCGCATTTTTCTGTCCATAAGGCTTTCAACTGACATAACGGCCACAAGCCGCTCGTTTTCTAAAAGGGAATTTATAATACCTGCCCTCTGCATTTCGGTTTCCTTACTGTGAACGTCGGCGTCATAAAAAATCAAATCCCTTGAAGGATAAAACCTTACATTTTTAACAAAAAATTTCAGATCGTCATAAATTTCCTTTGCTTTAAAATCATTCTCGGCCACAATAACAGCCGGAACGTCGATATTTTCAATCACAGCCCCTATAACATGGAGCCATTGTACATCTATAACGCCCGATACTAGAATGGGAGTAATATCGTTTTTTAAATCTTCCAAAACGGCTTTAAAAGAGTCCAACTCCAAAAGAGGCTTTGATATTGCGCTCAAAAAATCCACTTCCTTCCTGCAAAAAGCAAGCAATTTAACCCTTGTACAAAAATACAAGGGTGGTATAAAAAATATTTATTTGTCGCTATTTGTTTCCGCCTGCCAAATTAACGGCAGGCTTGATCATAAATTGCACGCTTAAACTTATAAAACCCATGCCGATAAAAACAAAGCGGTATTCTTTACCCGTAATATATATCAAACGCTTCTTTCGTATATACGCCTGGGCTTTCATATATAATAAGCGATGGCAATACTTTAACCATAGGCCTGCCGCTTCTTGAAGCTTCAATAAGCACCATTGCCGGCTCCTTATGGGAATACGCCTGTATAAACCGCACTTTCTTTGGCTCAAGTTTATACTTCCTTAAAGTACACATAATATCAGTAAGCCTGTGCGGCCTGTGTATCATATAAAATCTTCCGCCGAATTTAAGAAGTTTGGAGGAAACGCGCGCAATATCCTCCAGATTCACAAGTATTTCATGCCGTGCTACGGCTTTAGGGCTGTAATTATTCGTAAGCCCTCCGCCGCTGTTCATATACGGAGGGTTTGTAGTTATAACGTCAATAGACGACGGCTTAAAAATTGAACCCGCGTCTTTTATATCGCCGTGTATAATCTCAATCTTATCTTCAAGGCCGTTCAGCTTAACGCTTCGGGCAGCCATTTCAGCACTTTCCCGCTGTATTTCAAGGCCGTAGAATTTCTTGCCTTCGGTTTTCGCTTCCATTAAAATAGGAATAATTCCGGTACCCGTGCCGAGATCCACAACAATTTCGTCTTTGCCGGCATTGGCAAAACCGCTTAAAAGCACTGCGTCAACTCCAAAACAAAATCTTTTCGGATCTTGTATAATAAGATAACCGTTCCTGTGCAGGTCGTCAACACGTTCATATTCTTTTATTTCAACAGGATATTCCATATCAATCATCCAAATCCAAATTAAGTATATCTTCGTCAATACATTCAACAGCCGTTTTCCCTTCGCCGTCAGCATGATTTTTATGTTTCTTTTTGCTTTTTATTACTTCAATTTCATTAACATTATAAAAAGCTATTGTAGGCGGATCGTTCTCCTTTTTCCGTACCACGGCCTTAACATTCTGCATCAGAACATTCACGGACATTATTTCTCCTGTTCCGTCAGGCGTTGAAATAATATCGCCCACGTTAGGAAGTCTGCTGTTTAATTCCTCATAAACATCCTCTTCATATTTAAGGCAGCACATAAGCCTTCCGCATATGCCGCTTATTTTGGTAGGATTTAAAGAAAGGTTTTGTTCCTTTGCCATTTTAATTGATACCGGAGTGAAATCTCCAAGGAAAGTAGCGCAGCAAAGCGGACGGCCGCATATACCTATGCCGTTAAGCATTTTGGCTTCGTCCCTGACGCCAATCTGCCTAAGTTCTATCCTTGTTTTGAATATCGACGCAAGTTCTTTGACAAGCTCTCTGAAATCAACCCTTCCGTCGGAAGTAAAATAAAATATAAGCTTGTTGTGATCAAACGTAACTTCAACGTCAACCAGTTTCATATCAAGCCCATGTTTGGCTATTTTCTCTTCGCAAATTCCAAAAGCTTCTTTTTCCTTGATTTTATCTTGTTCTTCCTGACATATATCCATGTCTGTGGCAATCCTGATAACTTTTTTAAGCGGCTGAAAAACTTCGCTGTCTTTGACAAGCATGTTTCCCTTTACGACACTGCCGAATTCAACGCCCCTAGCCGTTTCAACTATAGCAAAATCGCCCTCTTTGATTTTCAGCCCGTCGGGCGCAAAATAGTACACTTTTCCGGCCTTTTTAAACCTTATGCCAACAACTTCTACCATGTATTAATTCTCCTTTATTTTCATAAGCGTCGTTTCCATTGCAAGCTGAAAACTGACATTGCGCCCAACCAGCTTTTTGCCGTACCAAATCGCGTCAAGAGCCCTTATGATACTTTCAAAGCTTTCTTTTTCAGCCTGCTTTGATATTTTATCAGCCTTGTCCTTTTCAATTATATATTTATGGTTTTCCAAAGCTTTTGCGGCAAGTAAATCACGGTACCACAAATACATAATATCAAATATTTCTTCGTTTGCGCCGAACTCTGCTTTGATTTCTCTGCCCCAGCCTAAAATCTCGGCAAGATTTGCACTTTTAACGCCGAAAAGCCTGTCGGAAATATATTCCCTCATTTTATAAAAATTTTCGTCGTTTTTTAGCCGAACGGCTTTGCCTATACTTCCTCCGGCATATTCCGCAAGGAATTGGGCTTCCTCAGTTGGAACGCCGAATTTTTTTGATATATATTCCGAAACTTCCGTATTGCTTAACGGATTTATCTTAAAAACTACGCATCTTGACAAAACTGTAGGCAAAAACATATCCATATTCCCTGCAAGGAGTATAAACACGGCGTATTCCGGCGGTTCTTCAAGAGTTTTAAGAAAAGCGTTCTGTGCCGCCGCCGTCATAGTTTCGGCTTTATCTATTATATAAATTTTGCGGCCGGATTTATATGGCTTAACGGCCACGTTTTCTATAACCTGTTCGCGAATATCCTCAACGCTTAACGCTTTTGTTTTTGACGGCGCAACAAAAAAAACATCCGGATGATTTCCGCGGTCAAACACTCTGCATGAACGGCATGTTCCGCAGGCGTTTCCGTTTTCACAGCTTAGCGCCTTTGCAAATGTCTTTGCAATAAGCTTTTTCCCGCTTCCTTCAGAACCGCAAAATATATATGCGTGCGATACCTTATTATATTTTATTGCCGATTTGAGATTTTTTATAAGCCCGCCGTTGCCTATAATTTCCGAAAAACTATACATATGCGCCCCTAAATTTTGAGGAACTGCTCCACATCAAGCACAAATACCGTGGCGCCGCCGATTTGTACCTCTATAGGACGGCGCATAAAGCCCTCGACATTTGTATACGGAGTACTGTCCCCGACAACTTTCTTTCTTGTTTTGCACCGCTCTTCAAATATTCCCGTTACCTCGTCTACTTTATCGTCTTCAACGCCTATTATAAGAGTTGTGTTGCCAACCCTCAAAAAACCTCCTGTTGAAGCCATTTTGGTAACCATAAGCCCTTTTTGGTTCAAAATACGGATAATATCGTTGGCATCGTCGTCATGTACTATAGCTAAAACAAGTTTCATAAAAACACCCCCAAAGTTAAAGTATTACTTTAATAATTTTAATTACATCTTTATGGATCTCATCTATGCTCTTTTCAGCGTCAATCCTTTTTATCCTTTCAGGATACTTTTTTAAAAGCTCCTTATATCCATTATATACCTTATAGTGGAAATCTATTTTTTCATTTTCTATCCTGTCCAATGTTTTTGATGATTCTTTGCGCAGGATGCCTATTTCCGGCCTTATATCAAAAAAAAGCGTTATATCCGGAATACATCCGCCGACTGCATAGCTGTTTATTTCTTCAATAAGCCTAACGTCAGTCCCCCTTGCATATCCCTGATACGCAATACTGCTGTCCGTAAACCTGTCGCATATAACAACCGTACCTTTTTTTAAAGCCGGCTTTATTTTCTCATCAATATGCTGGGCCCGGCTTGCCGCATATAAAAGCGCTTCGGCTGTATCGGCCATTTCAAGGTTTTTAACGTCAAGTATTATATCCCTTATTTTTTCACTTATGGCAGTTCCTCCCGGCTCCCGCGTAACAAGCACGTCGCGCCCCGATTTTTTTATATAATCCGCAAGCAGTTCTATCTGTGTCGATTTCCCCGCCCCGTCAGTCCCTTCAACAGTAATAAACAAACCCTTCATAAGGCACCTCTATATTTTAATATTGCAGTTTAAAATTTGAAACAGCATAAATCCAATCCATAAATTTTTACAAATTTAATTGCCGCTTTTGACGGTTAACCGTAATCCCGGAATATAAAATACGCCCTGGGACTTATCCTGTTTCAGCGGCCGATAAAAAATAATTATGTTATATTATACCATAAATCATCCAAATCAACAATCAATATAATTCGACACTGTCAAAAGGATAAAATTTCATTACAACCTTTGCAGTAAC
This genomic window from Anaerotignum faecicola contains:
- the thiE gene encoding thiamine phosphate synthase, translated to MKLDKETMLLYAVTDRTWLNGRKLEDEVEKILKAGATFVQLREKDISEKEFISEAKKIKEVTDRYKVPFVINDNIEVAKAVDADGVHIGQSDMEARKARQILGEDKIIGISAGNFEEALQAEKNGADYIGVGAVFHTDTKLDATAVTFEEMKKITESVSIPVVAIGGINKNNILELKGSGADGVAVVSALFAADDAYCAAKELLKLSEEMTGK
- the thiM gene encoding hydroxyethylthiazole kinase; its protein translation is MDLFKNAEVIFKNIENKKPIVHNISNIVTVNDCANITLAAGGSPTMADNPDEVEDITKACAGFVINMGNISDYLVESMIRAGKMNNNIGHPVVLDPVGAGAAAKRNSVLFKLMENVNFSVIRGNISEIKFLATGSGAAKGVDADENDKVTYENLDKTVGFAKELSRKTGAVIAISGEFDIISDSTRAYIIKNGHNIMSKVTGTGCMLSSLIGVFCSANPDDILNAAAVAVSSFGYAGELAYKKTVETEGGTSSFRMHLIDYVSKMTADVFKEGAKIEVR
- the thiW gene encoding energy coupling factor transporter S component ThiW gives rise to the protein MDSKTKKLVLTAVWAALGFVLTPIFRIPGYAAPMQHLINVSGVVLLGPVYGFVCSVLLTVMKLVIMGEDLFSIPGGLIGAFLAAVLFGKTKNMWAAVGGEIFGTGILGALCSYPLAKFYYGTPGVAVFTYIPAFMISTCFGSLCAVVLLKAMKKSGILYKLQKEAE
- a CDS encoding SurA N-terminal domain-containing protein; this translates as MNNVKLILSAVLLAASIVFSGCTVEKEETPPDFMVINGEEISAEEFNIYLNEAVKSFEEIGGYDIWETDFDGRSAVDVVKESALNSMTAVKITAQKANDFNISLTEDEEKQTARQAPEYLEAYGMENTESNIKLMQKVLNDEMLYSKVRQYVVKDYAISEAEYEAYYKSYYESTAAGLRQIKLKGIFCTEEEKINEVYGRLQNGDDFEELYNEYNVSEIAWGDGGNITLHQNELEGEWGEFIGVEEGFISKPEEINNGFVVFRVMEIKESSREEVIAKLREDYTNSVWQNIFSAEFEKWQMESSIYRNEEAWNKIEVDV
- the mfd gene encoding transcription-repair coupling factor, giving the protein MSAISKPLLELDSFKAVLEDLKNDITPILVSGVIDVQWLHVIGAVIENIDVPAVIVAENDFKAKEIYDDLKFFVKNVRFYPSRDLIFYDADVHSKETEMQRAGIINSLLENERLVAVMSVESLMDRKMRRVDFEKYVINIEEAQVLDIDGFIEKLILMGYERTDLVEGAGQFSVRGGIIDIYSPVEETAARIEMWDDEIDSIRTMDTNSQRSMERVKSVKIFPIGDVVYGNKELEKAVGLMEKEYKKTRASFEKKGMDEEAEKLDEHVGEDIQRLKTEKYVKNIAAYIQYFYEDTGNILDYFAKDTILFLDDPQRLMNQAQTAYKRFEESIKSRILKGYVLKREADNVFNYTDIVKISEGYRIAVFTTISKTISYFNFKDIIPFYVKSTASFNNHTDLFCDEVKSLKENGYSIVVLTSSMSRGERMVKELLDKGVAAGFSETLEKIDFKPGGIYISKGSLSRGFEYRDIKFAVYSDHEIFDGRENKKPKKKNKNTKTIQSFTDLKVGDYVVHQSHGIGVFRGLEKITVDGANKDYMKISYADGGSLFIPVSQMDAVQKYIGSDSEKVRLNKLGGHDWNKAKAKVRAAVKILAEDLIAVYAKRRAAVGFVYSEDNLWQKEFEETFPYTETDDQLMAIEDVKKDMQSPRVMDRLICGDVGYGKTEVAIRAAFKAVQDNKQVAYLVPTTILAQQHYNTFVSRMRDYPIKVELMSRFRTPKQQKQTIKDLEQGFADIVIGTHRILSKDVKFKDLGLVIIDEEQRFGVAHKEKMKAMKENLDVLTLTATPIPRTLHMSLSGIRDMSILEEPPLERHPVQTYVMESDPEFIKDAILREISRGGQVYFLYNRVDGISQTAFKIQELVPQARVSFAHGQMTERELEVIMKDFIEGEIDVLVCTTIIETGLDIPNANTIIIQDADRMGLSQLYQLRGRVGRSNRMAYAYLMYRKNKILNEVSEKRLQTIKEFTEFGSGFKIAMRDLEIRGAGNLLGAEQHGHMEAVGYDMYCRLLDEAVKELRGEKIEEEFETMVDLNVNAYIPPFYIKNEEQKLEIYKKISLISNKDDYFDIQEEIEDRYGNIPKSVQMLLEIVMVKNDAHSLDILSIVQKQANIVVTFKGDAKINPAAIVGVVAENPRRYLFTSATNPYITIKTNENEGIDSITYVKIILERLKEIQNL
- a CDS encoding tRNA1(Val) (adenine(37)-N6)-methyltransferase, whose translation is MEYPVEIKEYERVDDLHRNGYLIIQDPKRFCFGVDAVLLSGFANAGKDEIVVDLGTGTGIIPILMEAKTEGKKFYGLEIQRESAEMAARSVKLNGLEDKIEIIHGDIKDAGSIFKPSSIDVITTNPPYMNSGGGLTNNYSPKAVARHEILVNLEDIARVSSKLLKFGGRFYMIHRPHRLTDIMCTLRKYKLEPKKVRFIQAYSHKEPAMVLIEASRSGRPMVKVLPSLIIYESPGVYTKEAFDIYYG
- a CDS encoding stage 0 sporulation family protein, which translates into the protein MVEVVGIRFKKAGKVYYFAPDGLKIKEGDFAIVETARGVEFGSVVKGNMLVKDSEVFQPLKKVIRIATDMDICQEEQDKIKEKEAFGICEEKIAKHGLDMKLVDVEVTFDHNKLIFYFTSDGRVDFRELVKELASIFKTRIELRQIGVRDEAKMLNGIGICGRPLCCATFLGDFTPVSIKMAKEQNLSLNPTKISGICGRLMCCLKYEEDVYEELNSRLPNVGDIISTPDGTGEIMSVNVLMQNVKAVVRKKENDPPTIAFYNVNEIEVIKSKKKHKNHADGEGKTAVECIDEDILNLDLDD
- the holB gene encoding DNA polymerase III subunit delta'; this encodes MYSFSEIIGNGGLIKNLKSAIKYNKVSHAYIFCGSEGSGKKLIAKTFAKALSCENGNACGTCRSCRVFDRGNHPDVFFVAPSKTKALSVEDIREQVIENVAVKPYKSGRKIYIIDKAETMTAAAQNAFLKTLEEPPEYAVFILLAGNMDMFLPTVLSRCVVFKINPLSNTEVSEYISKKFGVPTEEAQFLAEYAGGSIGKAVRLKNDENFYKMREYISDRLFGVKSANLAEILGWGREIKAEFGANEEIFDIMYLWYRDLLAAKALENHKYIIEKDKADKISKQAEKESFESIIRALDAIWYGKKLVGRNVSFQLAMETTLMKIKEN
- a CDS encoding cyclic-di-AMP receptor, with product MKLVLAIVHDDDANDIIRILNQKGLMVTKMASTGGFLRVGNTTLIIGVEDDKVDEVTGIFEERCKTRKKVVGDSTPYTNVEGFMRRPIEVQIGGATVFVLDVEQFLKI
- the tmk gene encoding dTMP kinase produces the protein MKGLFITVEGTDGAGKSTQIELLADYIKKSGRDVLVTREPGGTAISEKIRDIILDVKNLEMADTAEALLYAASRAQHIDEKIKPALKKGTVVICDRFTDSSIAYQGYARGTDVRLIEEINSYAVGGCIPDITLFFDIRPEIGILRKESSKTLDRIENEKIDFHYKVYNGYKELLKKYPERIKRIDAEKSIDEIHKDVIKIIKVIL